A stretch of Vigna angularis cultivar LongXiaoDou No.4 chromosome 4, ASM1680809v1, whole genome shotgun sequence DNA encodes these proteins:
- the LOC108341176 gene encoding mechanosensitive ion channel protein 6 gives MTQREEVVLDFEDNNGRSNSKDENSASKGVVNGQSDKLRQDLQEKRRGSESTRKKKQDQQKTEESHLQTSHSQESVVRSSSNNSTPRYSWKSSISRTKSRLIDPPEESCPNSESSEQKAAENDDSVEDMPEIYKKTRFSAFSLLQWLCLALIIVALLSNIWISCLQKLKLCGLPLWEWETMILVILCGRLLSGWIIKLIVFFVERNFILRKRVLYFVYGLKHSVKNCVWLGLVLLVWHFLLVNAVKKKVNDRILSCVTKVVVCLFIGTLLWLLKTILVKVFALHFHVKTFFERIREALFSQYVIETLSCDRLREEEEEEEGEDRSVGRVLCNKKKKQDEEMSIEQLRRLNKRNISAWNMKRMINIVMHGSFTTLDERILCSDVEDEPLLQLRTENQAKIAAQKIFHSVAQPGSQCIFLQDVMQFMRRDEALKSMDLLGAACAEHGISMSSLRDWMVNAFRERRALALSLKDTKTAVDDLHNMLNMIVGIVILIVWLAILGTPILHFLVFMGSQLLLAVFVFGNSCRTVFEAIIFLFVMHPFDVGDRCEVDGIQMVVEEMNILTTVFLKCDNQRVTYPNSVLATKPISNYQRSPDMGDAVDFCIHMSTPLDKVATMKRRIIEYIERKNEHWHAAPMVIMKDVEELNKVNMSVWLTHKMNYQDMKERWNRRAELIEEMIKVLKELDIEYRLLPFDVNLTNQPSLLSNWKTCVTSLS, from the exons ATGACCCAAAGAGAGGAAGTTGTGCTTGATTTTGAAGACAACAATGGCCGCAGCAACAGCAAAGATGAAAATTCAGCATCGAAAGGTGTTGTCAACGGTCAAAGTGACAAGCTTCGTCAAGACTTGCAGGAAAAGCGCAGAGGCAGTGAAtcaacaagaaagaaaaagcagGATCAGCAAAAAACCGAAGAAAGCCACCTCCAAACTTCACATTCACAAGAAAGCGTGGTGAGGTCTTCTTCGAACAATTCAACTCCACGATACTCGTGGAAATCATCAATAAGCAGAACAAAGTCTCGGCTGATAGACCCTCCTGAGGAATCATGCCCAAATTCAGAATCAAGTGAACAAAAAGCGGCAGAAAATGATGACAGTGTTGAGGACATGCCTGAAATTTACAAGAAAACGAGGTTCAGTGCGTTCTCGCTGCTTCAGTGGCTATGTCTGGCCTTAATAATCGTAGCCTTGCTTTCAAACATTTGGATATCGTGCTTGCAAAAACTCAAACTCTGTGGCCTTCCCCTGTGGGAATGGGAGACAATGATTTTGGTTATTCTTTGTGGGCGTTTGCTCTCAGGTTGGATAATCAAGCTAATCGTCTTCTTCGTGGAACGCAATTTCATACTGCGAAAACGAGTGCTGTATTTTGTGTACGGTTTGAAACACTCGGTGAAAAACTGTGTCTGGTTGGGTCTTGTTCTGCTGGTGTGGCATTTTCTTTTGGTCAACGCGGTGAAGAAAAAGGTCAACGACAGGATTTTGTCGTGTGTGACAAAGGTTGTGGTGTGTCTGTTCATCGGCACTCTTTTGTGGCTCCTTAAAACGATCCTCGTGAAGGTCTTCGCCTTGCACTTCCACGTGAAAACGTTCTTCGAACGGATTCGGGAGGCTCTGTTCAGCCAATACGTGATCGAAACGCTGTCGTGTGATCGATTgagggaagaggaagaagaagaagaaggtgaagatAGATCCGTTGGGAGGGTGTTGtgtaataagaagaagaagcaagatgAGGAAATGTCGATCGAGCAGTTGCGTAGGTTGAATAAGAGAAATATATCAGCGTGGAATATGAAGAGAATGATCAACATCGTCATGCATGGGTCGTTTACTACATTGGACGAACGTATTTTGTGTTCAGATGTTGAGGATGAGCCTTTGCTGCAACTTCGAACCGAAAACCAAGCAAAGATCGCAGCTCAGAAAATTTTTCATAGCGTTGCGCAACCAGGATCCCA ATGCATTTTCTTGCAAGATGTGATGCAGTTCATGCGAAGAGACGAGGCTTTGAAGTCAATGGATCTGTTGGGAGCAGCGTGTGCAGAACATGGAATTAGCATGTCTTCTCTTAGAGACTGGATG GTGAATGCTTTCAGGGAGAGAAGGGCACTGGCACTATCACTGAAAGACACGAAAACTGCTGTGGATGATCTCCATAACATGTTGAACATGATTGTCGGCATTGTCATTTTGATTGTCTGGCTTGCCATTCTAGGAACTCCAATCCTACACTTCCTTGTCTTCATGGGATCCCAGCTTCTGTTGGCAGTGTTTGTGTTCGGGAATTCTTGCAGAACTGTTTTTGAAGCAATCATCTTCTTATTTGTGATGCACCCATTTGATGTTGGCGATCGATGTGAAGTAGATGGAATCCAG ATGGTAGTGGAAGAGATGAATATACTGACAACAGTGTTTCTGAAGTGCGATAACCAGAGGGTTACATACCCAAACAGTGTTCTGGCTACCAAACCGATTAGTAATTATCAACGTAGTCCAGACATGGGAGATGCAGTGGATTTCTGCATTCATATGTCCACCCCATTAGATAAAGTTGCAACtatgaaaagaagaattatAGA GTATATTGAAAGGAAGAATGAACACTGGCATGCGGCACCAATGGTGATAATGAAGGATGTGGAAGAGTTGAACAAAGTGAACATGTCAGTGTGGCTTACACACAAAATGAATTATCAGGACATGAAAGAAAGATGGAACAGGAGAGCGGAGTTGATTGAAGAGATGATCAAAGTGTTGAAGGAACTTGATATTGAATACAGGCTTCTCCCCTTTGATGTCAATCTTACAAATCAACCTTCTCTGCTCTCCAATTGGAAAACTTGTGTCACCTCTCTCTCTTAG